One Marasmius oreades isolate 03SP1 chromosome 7, whole genome shotgun sequence genomic window, AAACCATTGAATCGACCCTATCGAAACGCGTTAAAAAGTCTACGGTACCACTTGTGCGTGCGCCCAGGACGCAGcgggagaaagaagaagatgcgTACATCGCTCATCTCGAATCAAAACTTGGATATAgtgggaaggggaagaaaacAAAATATAATGACGGACTGGATGGTGTGTATCATCAGGAATCTTTGGGCAACAAGCTCACATTTGCGCCTAGACCTTCTCGATTTTACTACAGGGCTCGAGCTGAAGGTTTTTATTACTGCCTTACATTTACGTTGTTATGACTCATTTTGCTTTCAGCGAATCGGGATTAGTGCCTCTGATGACGAGAGCGAAGAAATGGAGGGGACGACTAGTGGAGAGGACGAAGCAGGCGAGGAGGACGAGTCTGAGTCTGAGGAACATTTCAAGAAGGGTCTTGAACAGGAATGGAAGGGCATTGAACAtcacgaagatgaagacgaggaatTGGAATCTGCAGCCCAGGCAACCTTTTCGGCAGAGAGCTCTGAAATATTACCTGAATCCCAGACCTCTTCTCAAGAACGTGAGCCTTCTTTCTGTGGAATTTCAAGATCAATATGCCAATGTTCTCCACTAGTCACGAAATATATTCCCCCTCACTTGCGAAATACGGGCTCCATATCCAACTCAGAAGCTTTATTGAAACTCACTAAGCAGCTCAAAGGTCTCCTCAACCGGTACTTCTCGTTACTTATTCAGTGACGATCGGTCTCATCAGTATTTGCTAGAATGTCAGAGCAAAACATTGGCTCTATATTGGACAGCGTAGAAGAGCTCTTCCGGAACAATAGACGTCACGGTGAAACAAATTGCCGTGTTGTACAACCGAGATCTGACTATCATATCCATAGATATAACGTCGACCCTCACCACCCTCATTATTGACGGGATAAGCTCCCATTCCTCACTTCTAGATTCGTACGTTGTTCTTCATGCAGCATTCGTGGCAAGTCTATACAAGATGGTAGGGGTCGAATTAGGTAACTTATTATTATTCCTTGACTCAGCCTGACATACTTAACTCATTGTTGTTTAGCCGCATATTTTGTTCAGAACGTGGTATCCTCTTACGAACAACATCTTGACGCTCTTCGAGACGAAAGCAATGACACCAGTCCGGTCACTGAAGCAAAACAACATGTGAATGATGaaggcaaaggaaaagaagctTCTAACCTCATCATCCTGCTTTCGGAGCTGTATAACTTCCAAGTTATCTCTTGCGTCCTGGTATACGATATCATTCGAGGACTTTTGGACGGGGAAATTAAAGAGATACAAGTAGAGCTTCTGCTCAAGATAGTCCGAAGTGAGTTCGCGTGTCTTTGGTTTTTTTGATGACTAACTGCATGTTTAGGTTCTGGTCATCAACTACGACAGGATGATCCATCCTCGTTACGGGATATAATCCAAATCGTTCAGGGCAAAATGGGTGGAAACGAGAGCGAACTTAGGTACGATACATCTGTCGTTTGTTGGGCTTCCTGATATTTACGCACTTGATGAAGCTCGAGAACACGTTTCATGATTGAAACTCTGAACAATCTAAGGAACAACAAAGTCAAACGCATCGGCGCCCAGAATCAGGGTGAAGAGGCTGTGGAACGAATGAGGAAATTTTTGTCGGGTCTCAGTAAAAGACGTCATGGTATGGCTTAACTTTCCTTCCTGTACTCGCGAATTTTGAATCATTAACATCCAGTGTTGGCGCACGAGCCTCTTCGGGTTTCTCTGCAAGACTTACATTCAGCAGACACCAAAGGGAAATGGTGGTTGGTCGGCGCTGCTTGGGGAGGGGACCCGCTGGTTGATCGACAGGGAGCCAAAACGGATGCTGGCAAAGACAAGGGAATTTTAGGGAACGAACGTAGCAGTGGAAACACAATGGAGAACAGCGCATTGCTCAGACTGGCCAGAAAACAAGGGATGAACACGGACATCCGTCGAAGCATTTTTGTGGTGCTTATGAGTAGTGATGTATGTTATTTCAGGCAAAACGGTCCAACAACACTAACTTTTCACAGGACTACGTTGATGCATGCGAACGGTTATCAGAATTGAAACTCTCAGAAATGCAGCAGAGAGATATAGCGCGAGTGCTGGTTCATTGTTGTGGAAACGTTCGTACAATCCTTACCCTGATTTGAGATTCCTAATTCATCGGTTCCCAACAGGAAAAAACCTATAACCCGTATTATACGCTTGTTTGCCAACATCTTTGCCGATTTTCTCACTCGTACAAGATAACATTGCAGTATTGTCTCTGGGATTTCCTTCGGGACATGGGAGAGACCGAAGTCGGCGGAATGGAGGTGATAAAAAATCTCAAGGACGAACATGGTTTCGACGTGAAGAGTATATCTCCCTCGCGCATGAAGAATGTCGCAAAGGCATATGCCTGGTGGATAGCAAAAGACTGTGTTAGTCTGCTGGTTTTGAAAGTGGGTTCACTTGATCAATAATGCAAAAGGCGAACTTATACCTCTTTAGCCGATAGATTTCAGTCAACTAAAGCCCCAGGCCCAGGATTTTCTGGAAGAACTCTTTGTTCATATCTTCTTGAGCAGCCAATCCTCGTCTCCACTAACTGAGGTGGGAGGTATTGCTATTCGTAACAGGGGCTCAGTCGAAGAGATATTCATCAAGGCTACGAAAGTCCAGACCTTGGCCATGGGGCtgatcttcttcttttcaaaaGTCTTTCGCTTCGGAACTGAGGACCAATTCAATGAAGAGACACGGAGACTCGTGAAATGGGGCATGGATGTAGCCGAAGATACAATACAGACCGGCTTGGATATCGTTCCCCGCCTTTAGATACATAGACGTCTTTAATTAGCTTTCTGAAACGCGACACTACAACAAACACTTCCGCTTTTACCACCGAATGTGAATGTTGGATGTTGTATTCTGGAGCTGGTACATGCTTTCGGATTAATCGGGGTGATGACGGAATAGTCTAAGGTAACGCACTGGTGCTTGAATCCAGTCGCCTCAGAGATAAAATTTACTTTGAGTTCCTCCTCAGTGAAGTTGCAAGCTGCAGTGACTCCGATGAGTTGTTAGGTGTGCATCCCAACCGGATACTCACACGTTATCAAGAAAAATCCTCCAGGTCTGATCAACCTTGCGGCACGACTGGGATAATGTATTGCAGGCGAATGTCCTTGCTCGTCTTTATTTCCCAGTGCAATAGCATCATATGTACCCTTGTCAAGTAAAAGATCCCAGACATCGGTCTTCGTAGGGTCCATGTGAGGTAGGTGAGGAGGGTCTTCATATAGGAAATCGCAAGCACTGAAGGTGACAACGTCCGCTTCCTTCGCTGCAGCGACTAGTTTTGAAAGTTTAACAGCATCAGCACTATAATCGATACCAGCTAGATTTTGCGCGAGGTAGTTTTTCTCAAGAAGAGCCAATATCAATGTGCCGTTTCCACTACCAACCTCGAGTACAAACGGGTCTGAGGAtggaggtgtgttttccatgACCCATGATACCATCTTTTCAACACTCTCGACGCCAAACCTAGAGGATTTCCCGATGAGTGCTTGTGAAAATGGGGACGAAAAAACTCCAATGCCAGATTTCGCCTTCATCACCGATCTCTTCAAAGTTCGCAATCTCGCCTTTATATACGTCGTCCCAACTGATAAATCGGTAAGAGTTTAAATGCTTATCACATCGAAGACACTGACTGTTCTTTATTGCCGAGTTTAGTCGGTTGAAGATCGAGTCCACTCATAATTGTAATTGACGTCGAGGATacttgaggaagatgaggagagaCTATCGGAAGAGAATGTGGGGGATTGAATGGGAGATTCAGAATCCGACGTACGTAGTTATTGGCGCTCGTGCCTTGCGCTTCGATAGATACACCGCCAATAGCTGAATAGATAGCcgacatatgtgctactttatataatcaccatctgtctccagatatgttcacgatatgtagagtcacatgacaatgccctAATTACttagcacaaatgtttccagtggtcctcctgccctactcttgcatacattgacctttggtaggtaaaatatctcatttggacccatttccatcgcgggaggaacaagggaagCCAGAATTCCCTTTGCTGGATTGTGTTATGGCATggttacggcatggtcaatatatgttcacgatatattgagtttatgggatatatataaagtagcacatatctgtacgacatgggccggttttggtggtgtagatagatagataaatTACACGGCGTGGTCCCTGATGAACTTTATCTTATTCCTAGATTTGAGGCGAGGCTCGAGCAATCGGCGGATAAGATAGCGACTGAGATAAGCGCCTATCTCATCAACAAGGCGCCTGGTACTATCCTCGGGTAGGAGTTGCAAATTTTTGAAAAATCGGTCTCGGAAAGCTTGTTCCCGTCGCAATTTTTGTTTCGGCTTCGCTATATAGGCGGCGATATATGCATATGCCCTACCCCTAATGTATTATAGTCGCCTTTCGGGGGACAATTTCGATGGGATGGATGCCGTTGCGAGATCTCGAGAAAGGGCAGTGTTGCAAAACAATCAGTCACGGTTTGTCACGCAGACGTCATGCGGCCACATCGGCATCACCAGTGTCGCGTGGCGCCTAACACTCAGTCGTTGACTATTGAATCAATGACGCAAGGGTCCTGTGAGCGTGTTTCAAGCTCCGCTTCAACTCGCTCGGCAGCAACGTCACGCCCGACTGACCTCTGAAAACATCCCTTGTCTGCTCTACCTCTTATTGTCAAGCGAGGTTCAAAAATTGAGTGGGGAAGCCTGAGAGACCTGTAAATTTATATTTCAGAGCATTTTGTCCCATTTCCGTCACTGTAGGCTCGACCCATCACCTTAATTCAACACAGATCGTGCTCTTTTGGTGCCTCATGACCAGCCGAAATGGCTGTCCCGTCCTAGTTGCTCAAACTAATTGCTTAAGCAAGTAGATATAACTGTAATTATATTATTCCGAGTGTTTTACATGGTAAGGAGGGTGCGGTGAACAGAAAACAAATATTTTGCAACACCTACCCGTTTTGCAA contains:
- a CDS encoding uncharacterized protein (BUSCO:EOG09261I1G), producing the protein MPARTKTSTTRLPQNLLEQIGQSAAPDSDNQPRRRSSKTQISRKDARKQERAQRKQKKAEYFTSQGVKRAATEELHDTGKQSKRKKLYGSADGLGRTKPNASAGKITEIAKTERSIKATASKTVSSSKTIESTLSKRVKKSTVPLVRAPRTQREKEEDAYIAHLESKLGYSGKGKKTKYNDGLDDLLDFTTGLELKRIGISASDDESEEMEGTTSGEDEAGEEDESESEEHFKKGLEQEWKGIEHHEDEDEELESAAQATFSAESSEILPESQTSSQELTKYIPPHLRNTGSISNSEALLKLTKQLKGLLNRMSEQNIGSILDSVEELFRNNRRHDITSTLTTLIIDGISSHSSLLDSYVVLHAAFVASLYKMVGVELAAYFVQNVVSSYEQHLDALRDESNDTSPVTEAKQHVNDEGKGKEASNLIILLSELYNFQVISCVLVYDIIRGLLDGEIKEIQVELLLKIVRSSGHQLRQDDPSSLRDIIQIVQGKMGGNESELSSRTRFMIETLNNLRNNKVKRIGAQNQGEEAVERMRKFLSGLSKRRHVLAHEPLRVSLQDLHSADTKGKWWLVGAAWGGDPLVDRQGAKTDAGKDKGILGNERSSGNTMENSALLRLARKQGMNTDIRRSIFVVLMSSDDYVDACERLSELKLSEMQQRDIARVLVHCCGNEKTYNPYYTLVCQHLCRFSHSYKITLQYCLWDFLRDMGETEVGGMEVIKNLKDEHGFDVKSISPSRMKNVAKAYAWWIAKDCVSLLVLKPIDFSQLKPQAQDFLEELFVHIFLSSQSSSPLTEVGGIAIRNRGSVEEIFIKATKVQTLAMGLIFFFSKVFRFGTEDQFNEETRRLVKWGMDVAEDTIQTGLDIVPRL